One segment of Cryptococcus neoformans var. grubii H99 chromosome 2, complete sequence DNA contains the following:
- a CDS encoding fructosyl amino acid oxidase: MPSSRASTKVIVIGGGGTLGSSTALHLLRAGYTPSNITVLDTYPIPSAQSAGNDLNKIMGVRIRNPVDKQLSLEARDMWRNDEVFKPYFHNTGRLDCAHTSESIASLRKSYEAILKAESGLEKTHHWLSTEDEILARAPLLDRQQIKGWKAIYSEDGGWLAAAKAINSIGQVLKEKGVTFGFGRAGTFKKPLFDEDGATTIGIETVDGTQYFADKVVLAAGAWSPTLVDLEGQCCSKAWVYAHMQLTPEEAAEYKECPVVYNSELGFFFEPNEKRVIKVCDEFPGFTRFKHHQPYGASSTKLISVPRSHAKHPTDTIPDESDASIRRAISAFLPRFRQKELFNRALCWCTDTADANLLICEHPKWKNFILATGDSGHSFKILPNIGKHVVELIEGTLAEDLAESWKWRPGSGDPLISRRAAPARDLSGLPGWNHEEPSDDDKDVKDVAVSLASVKIGENMAEKVVEDRGRVGVKVLA; encoded by the exons ATGCCATCTTCGCGCGCCAGTACAAAGGTCATAGTTattggaggtggtggtacTCTAGGGTCCTCTACTGCTCTTCACCTATTACGAGCCGGCTACACTCCATCCAACATAACTGTGCTTGATACGTATCCAATCCCATCAGCACAATCGGCTGGCAATGACCTCAATAAGATCATGGGTGTTCGTATCAGGAATCCTGTAGATAAACAGTTGAGTCTGGAGGCAAGAGACATGTGGAGGAATGATGAAGTTTTCAAGCCTTATTTCCACAACACAGGAAGA CTTGATTGTGCTCATACATCGGAGAGCATCGCATCTTTGCGTAAATCTTATGAGGCGATCTTGAAAGCCGAGAGCGGGCTCGAGAAGACCCACCATTGGCTGAGtacggaagatgaaataCTGGCTAGGGCCCCTTTGTTAGATCGGCAACAGATCAAA GGGTGGAAAGCTATTTACAGCGAAGACGGGGGCTGGCTTGCGGCGGCAAAAGCTATCAACAGTATCGGCCAGGTGTtaaaagagaaaggtgtAACATTCGGATTCGGGAG GGCGGGCACGTTCAAGAAACCCCTGTTTGACGAAGACGGTGCCACGACCATCGGCATTGAAACAGTCGACGGTACGCAATATTTTGCCGACAAGGTCGTTCTGGCTGCCGGAGCTTGGAGCCCTACTCTCGTGGATTTGGAAGGGCAATGTTGTTCAAAA GCTTGGGTATACGCGCATATGCAGTTGACACCAGAAGAGGCTGCCGAATACAAAGAGTGTCCTGTGGTGTACAACTCGGAACTAGGGTTCTTCTTCGAGCCCAATGA GAAAAGAGTCATCAAAGTGTGCGACGAATTCCCAG GGTTCACGCGTTTCAAACATCATCAACCTTACGGCGCCTCCTCTACTAAACTCATCTCTGTCCCACGCTCCCATGCGAAACACCCTACCGATACCATTCCCGACGAATCGGACGCATCTATTCGTCGTGCTATCTCTGCCTTTTTACCGCGTTTTAGACAAAAGGAATTGTTCAACAGAGCACTGTGCTGGTGTACTGATACTGCCGATGCCAATCTTTTGATATGCGAGCATCCCAAGTGGAAGAATTTTATCTTAGCTACAGGAGATAGCGG ACATTCATTCAAGATCCTTCCCAATATCGGTAAACATGTCGTTGAACTTATAGAAGGTACTCTGGCTGAAGACCTGGCTGAGAGCTGGAAATGGAGACCTGGAAGCGGTGACCCCCTGATCTCTCGTCGGGCAGCCCCTGCTAGGGATCTTTCTGGTCTTCCAGGATGGAACCATGAAGAGCCCTCTGATGACGATAAGGATGTAAAGGATGTCGCTGTATCGCTTGCTTCTGTGAAAATCGGCGAAAACATGGCGGAGAAGGTTGTGGAAGATAGGGGACGAGTCGGAGTCAAAGTTCTAGCTTAA
- a CDS encoding nucleoporin SEH1 produces MLQTDLLAPAHADLVTHLTYDYYGERLATCSADQRIKVFRKDEHGKWAEDANWKAHDAPILHLSFSHPIHGSLLASCSHDRTIRIWEEPSFSTSTAAAAAAAAASSSSRSPPAFLSPASSASTSRAWLERGILTGPTGAIRSVQFGPPDPAHGLRVASIATDGYLRVHTSLDPSLNDWSEIVKVHVPSLPGPSSAPSDDATGATSSSAAVAGLTGTLAMASTAGDGGGTGHHQNTSELATGGWGLSWCKERWWGPLIAVFAGTSPSLKLISLSPTPTCVLLLTPSSPTASSSTSSGPTQHAPLTCLAWAPNCGRNYHLLATGARDGTIRIWRVEPPGERGRVDYDTPGEVVKEWRGQCTGEFGKGGARVGTVDWNATGTMLSTTDDEGIVRIYKPTYARSWSLLGSLAAEEPPLEDGLNGH; encoded by the exons ATGCTGCAGACAGACCTCCTCGCCCCCGCCCACGCAGACCTCGTCACCC ACCTCACGTATGACTACTACGGCGAACGCCTTGCCACGTGCTCCGCCGACCAGCGCATAAAGGTCTTCCGGAAAGACGAGCACGGCAAATGGGCCGAGGACGCCAACTGGAAG GCCCACGACGcgcccatcctccatctctccttctcgcaCCCTATCCACGgctccctcctcgcctcGTGCTCCCACGACCGCACAATCCGGATCTGGGAAGaaccttccttttccacatCCACTGCcgccgctgccgccgccgccgccgcatcctcctcctcccgctcGCCCCCCGCCTTCCTATCCCccgcctcctccgcctccacctcgcGCGCATGGCTCGAGCGCGGTATCCTCACCGGCCCCACCGGCGCTATCCGTTCCGTCCAATTCGGTCCCCCCGACCCCGCCCACGGCCTGCGTGTAGCCAGCATCGCCACCGACGGGTACTTGCGGGTCCACACGTCTCTTGACCCGAGCCTGAACGACTGGTCAGAAATCGTCAAGGTACACGTACCTTCCCTTCCAGGCCCGTCCTCCGCGCCCAGCGACGATGCCACCGGCGCAACGTCCTCCTCTGCCGCGGTCGCAGGTCTCACCGGCACGCTTGCCATGGCCAGTACCGCGGGGGACGGCGGGGGCACGGGCCATCATCAGAATACATCTGAGCTGGCGACAGGCGGCTGGGGACTCAGCTGGTGTAAAGAACGATGGTGGGGTCCCCTCATCGCCGTCTTCGCCGGtacctccccttccctcaaactcatctccctctcgcCTACCCCCACATgcgtcctcctcctcactccctcctcccccaccgcctcttcctccacttcctccgGCCCCACCCAACACGCCCCGCTAACTTGCCTCGCATGGGCACCCAACTGCGGGAGAAACTACCACCTCTTAGCCACCGGCGCTCGCGACGGCACCATCAGGATATGGCGAGTCGAACCCCCCGGAGAACGCGGCAGGGTGGATTACGACACGCCAGGCGAAGTGGTCAAAGAATGGAGGGGGCAATGTACCGGTGAGTTTGGAAAAGGTGGAGCAAGGGTCGGCACCGTGGAT TGGAACGCGACGGGTACAATGCTATCTACAACAGACGACGAAGGGATCGTTAGAATATACAAAC CTACGTACGCAAGAAGCTGGAGTCTCCTGGGATCATTGGCGGCGGAAGAACCGCCCTTGGAAGACGGCTTGAATGGGCATTAA
- a CDS encoding tRNA (guanine-N(7)-)-methyltransferase, with translation MSKRTREESEMEAGPSTASPGASASLAPAPPAGEVQLLKVPQKRFYRQRAHANVFIDHELEYPKRPELMDWSTHYPAYFSQPNEDGTITPGEKKVEWADVGCGFGGLLMALAPLFPEKLMLGMEIRTSVTKYVTDRIAATRQAQSLLPAGSVDTKPGGYQNVSVIKANSMKHMPNFFAKGQLEKIFFLFPDPHFKNRKHKARIITPALLAEYAYVLRPGGILYTVTDVKDLHEWMAHHLHAHPLFEYIPTETLSDDPILEAARTATEEGQKVERNKGDKWVACFRRKEDPKEED, from the exons ATGTCCAAACGAACAAGGGAAGAATCAGAAATGGAAGCAGGGCCCTCAACCGCTTCCCCAGGTGCATCTGCCTCTCTGGCCCCTGCCCCTCCCGCCGGTGAAGTGCAGCTGCTCAAAGTTCCTCAA AAACGATTTTACAGACAAAGAGCGCATGCCAACGTGTTCATCGACCATGAACTCGAGTA TCCCAAAAGACCGGAACTGATGGACTGGTCAACACACTACCCTGCATACTTTTCCCAACCTAATGAGGATGGAACCATCACCCcgggcgagaagaaggttgaaTGGGCGGATGTGGGATGTGGGTTTGGCGGATTGTTAATGGCGCTTGCTCCCCTTTTTCCCGAAAAACTCATGCTCG GTATGGAGATTAGAACATCCGTCACCAAGTACGTGACCGACAGAATCGCCGCTACCCGTCAAGCCCAATCGCTCTTACCCGCCGGTTCGGTCGATACCAAACCAGGAGGATACCAAAACGTATCTGTGATCAAGGCGAATAGTATGAAGCATATGCCCAATTTCTTTGCAAAGGGACAG CTTGAAAAGATatttttcctcttcccggATCCTCATTTCAAGAACCGCAAACACAAGGCTAGAATCATCAC TCCTGCTTTATTAGCAGAATACGCCTACGTACTCCGGCCCGGTGGGATTTTGTACACCGTCACCGACGTCAAAG aCCTCCACGAATGGATGGCGCACCACCTCCACGCGCACCCCCTCTTCGAATACATCCCCACCGAAACCTTGTCGGACGACCCCATCCTCGAAGCGGCGCGTACAGCAACAGAGGAAGGACAAAAAGTCGAGAGAAATAAAGGCGATAAATGGGTAGCTTGTTtcaggaggaaagaggatcccaaagaagaggattaG
- a CDS encoding membrane protein, whose translation MSKPGTPKEELPQTHFDASNQAVDWDAYKKEVPLWKRIHNHSLTQMLLMSVQAFCGPAMSDAISGLGGGGLASPQTSNIANAINYAFLAITCFLGGPLVNKLGTKWSLVLGAMSFPIQGASYYCNSKFGTQWFLIFGAFVSGIGTGCWYVAEAGTIMSISPTGARGKYLALWIVSRNLGQLIGGGINLSKNHIAGVEGGVTPDTYVAFLIIESLAFPFAFLISPLHNVVRSDGTRIRVSKPLSTKQEFRQILTTMTSKLVLLSAIWAIWSFFYSGTWSTYLATYFSTRARALSSLISPFFCIIGCFGLGFILDIKGLSQRRRAQLGLFTVIILNTGVYIWTIIMQVRFNRNNPGAIDWNDSLYPSAFLPYFFVQTTGPLSQSYMYWLISSFAKDAQSNVRNGSLFRCLEAIGQAISFAMNTQISTSPLVGVCVTFGLMAAAIVPMLLLVNTTPDKIPADELMEEEQQQGVAAQDMKEKDMGEKEEDVSVFVSAAH comes from the exons ATGTCAAAGCCCGGTACTCCTAAAGAGGAATTGCCTCAGACCCACTTCGATGCTTCTAATCAGGCGGTTGACTGGGATGCTTACAAGAAGGAGGTCCCCTTATGGAAGAGAATCCATAACCACAGTTTGACGCAGATGTTGCTCATGAGTGTTCAGGCATTCTGCGGACCAGCCATGTCGGATGCTATCTCAGGATtaggtggtggtgggttGGCAAGTCCCCAGACTTCTAACATCGC TAACGCCATCAACTATGCGTTCTTGGCCATAA CCTGTTTCCTGGGAGGTCCTCTTGTGAACAAGCTTGGTACAAAATGGTCTCTCGTATTGGGCGCCATGTCTTTTCCCATCCAAGGAGCTTCATATTACTGCAACAGCAAATTCGGCACACAATGG TTTCTCATCTTTGGTGCTTTTGTCAGTGGTATCGGAACAGGTTGTTGGTATGTAGCCGAAGCCGGTACAATCATGTCCATCTCTCCTACTGGCGCTCGTGGAAAATACCTCGCTTTGTGGATCGTCTCTCGTAATCTCGGCCAGCTAATTGGAGGAGGTATCAA TCTTTCGAAAAATCACATAGCTGGTGTAGAAGGCGGAGTCACTCCAGATACATACGTCGCGTTTTTAATCATCGAAAGCTTGGC CTTCCCCTTTGCCTTCCTGATCTCTCCGCTCCATAACGTCGTACGGTCCGATGGTACTCGAATCAGAGTGTCCAAGCCTCTTTCAACAAAGCAAGAGTTCAGGCAAATCTTGACCACCATGACTTCCAAGCTCGTCTTGCTCTCGGCTATCTGGGCTATTTGGTCATTCTTCTACAG TGGTACATGGTCTACTTACCTTGCCACTTACTTCTCCACCCGAGCTCGAGCCTTATCATccctcatctctcccttcttctgcat TATTGGCTGTTTCGGCCTCGGTTTTATCTTGGATATCAAGGGTCTCAGCCAACGACGCCGTGCTCAACTTGGTCTGTTTACTGTCATCATCTTGAACACCGGTGTCTACATCTGgaccatcatcatgcaaGTCAGATTCAACCGCAATAACCCCGGAGCCATCGACTGGAACGACTCTCTCTATCCTTCCGCATTCCTTCCTTACTTCTTCGTGCAAACAACTGGACCTCTTTCTCAGAGTTACATGTACTGGCTTATCTCATCATTTGCTAAAGATGCTCAGT CCAACGTTCGTAATGGCTCTCTCTTCAGGTGTCTCGAAGCAATTGGTCAAGCCATCTCTTTCGCCATGAACACCCAGATTTCTACAAGCCCTCTCGTTGGCGT TTGTGTAACATTCGGTCTTATGGCTGCTGCGATCGTCCCTATGCTCTTGCTTGTCAACACCACTCCAGACAAGATCCCTGCCGACGAattgatggaggaagagcagcagcaaggagTAGCAGCACAGGATatgaaggaaaaagacatgggagagaaagaggaagatgtcTCGGTGTTCGTTTCCGCGGCCCATTAA
- a CDS encoding protein transporter SEC24 — protein MSQPIMLPQGWEARWDPQSSAYIYVDQSTGRSQWEVPLNPTFPTSHAPAASPPPPAHPVRHGRRAYPSAMYAQAYDTPAPHVGPPQPVAGYAEQGTPQFITPGLEGQQPYAAQPQLQQPAYGAVDQVAGQFQQMSVAPGAAPVAGGAGAYQGGSYTEKQLHSTKTKTVNLIGLQPDVTALDNPPPPALLPANASVTSSPHSQPDPSYQRCTLNAMPTAQSLLNKSKLPLALVMAPYRSIRETDNDPDVPVIEDGVIARCRRCRAYINPFVTFIEGGNRWKCCMCGLSNEVPQLFDWDQRAEKPADRWARKELNHAVVEFVAPTEYMVRPPQPPVYAFVIDVSSAAIQSGMVAVAARTILESLDSLPNADNRTKIAIIAVSTSLHFFSLPVGATEASMLVVPDLTDVFLPKPVDLLVNLTESRPAVESLLGKLSDMFQDSHAVGSALGSGLQAAHQLIGKIGGKIIALSASLPTIGEGVLKARDDPKLLGTSKESQLLNAGNNWYKTFAIECSKNQVSVDMFLFSGTYTDVATLGCLPRYTAGQTYLYPGFNASRSEDAIKFAAEFGKVLAMPIGLEAVIRVRASRGIRMSAFHGNFFIRSTDLLALPVVPQDQNYVIELQIEDDIKGSFVVIQTAVLHTTCYGERRIRVITQAMPTTDSIAELYTSADQIALAAYLANKAVERSMSHSLDDARNHITNRLGEMLTVYKNQVTSAAGGASAQLAVPENLLLLPLLCCALTKHVGLREGASIPPDLRAYAQCLLTTLPCQTLIPYIHPRFYSLHNMPPEAGTIGSTNDGGDGAMILPPALNLTSEKLERHGLFLIEDGQNIFLWVGHDAVPRLIQDVFDLPSYHELQGGKYTLPRLDNPFSERVCNVVDKTREMRRGVYRPQVYVVKSDAEPALRSWALSLLVEDRMDRMSSYAQYLTTVKGKVNGN, from the exons ATGTCCCAACCGATCATGCTCCCCCAGGGCTGGGAAGCCAGATG GGATCCGCAGTCCAGCGCCTACATCTATGTCGACCAGAGCACAGGCAGGTCCCAGTGGGAGGTCCCCCTCAACCCCACCTTCCCCACCTCCCACGCCCCCGCCGCCTCCCCCCCGCCGCCAGCACACCCCGTCCGCCACGGCCGCAGAGCCTACCCGTCCGCCATGTACGCCCAGGCCTACGACACGCCCGCCCCCCACGTGGGCCCTCCCCAGCCGGTGGCGGGCTACGCCGAGCAGGGCACACCGCAGTTCATCACCCCCGGCCTCGAGGGCCAGCAGCCGTATGCCGCCCAGCCGCAGCTGCAGCAGCCCGCGTACGGCGCCGTGGACCAGGTCGCCGGCCAGTTTCAGCAGATGAGCGTGGCGCCCGGCGCGGCGCCCGTCGCCGGTGGTGCTGGTGCGTACCAGGGCGGCAGCTATACCGAGAAGCAGCTGCACTCCACAAAGACCAAGACTGTCAACTTGATCGGTCTCCAGCCGGACGTCACCGCGCTCGACAACCCGCCCCCGCCGGCCCTCCTGCCCGCCAACGCGAGCGTCACGTCCTCCCCGCATTCCCAGCCTGACCCGTCGTACCAGCGCTGCACCCTCAACGCCATGCCCACCGCGCAGTCGTTGCTGAACAAGTCAAAGCTTCCTCTTGCGCTCGTCATGGCGCCGTACAGATCCATTCGCGAAACGGACAATGATCCCGACGTCCCGGTTATCGAGGACGGCGTGATTGCGCGATGCAGACGGTGCAGGGCGTACATCAACCCGTTTGTCACTTTTATCGAAGGCGGAAACAGGTGGAAGTGTTGCATGTGTGGACTGAGCAACGAGGTGCCGCAGCTGTTTGACTGGGACCAGCGTGCAGAGAAGCCGGCGGACAGATGGGCGCGCAAGGAACTGAATCACGCCGTCGTCGAATTCGTCGCGCCGACAGAGTACATGGTCAGGCCGCCCCAGCCGCCCGTGTACGCCTTTGTCATTGATGTCTCGTCCGCTGCGATCCAGAGCGGCATGGTCGCCGTCGCCGCGCGCACCATTCTCGAATCACTCGATTCCCTGCCGAATGCCGATAACCGCACCAAGATTGCCATCATCGCCGTCTCCACCagcctccactttttctcTTTACCCGTCGGCGCCACCGAAGCGAGCATGCTCGTCGTCCCCGACCTGACAGACGTCTTCCTCCCGAAACCCGTCGACCTGCTCGTCAACCTCACCGAATCTCGCCCCGCTGTCGAATCCCTGCTCGGCAAGTTGTCAGACATGTTCCAAGACTCGCACGCCGTCGGTTCCGCCCTCGGCTCGGGTTTGCAGGCCGCCCACCAGCTTATCGGCAAGATTGGCGGTAAGATTATTGCCCTGAGCGCTTCCCTCCCTACGATCGGCGAGGGTGTGCTCAAGGCGCGAGACGATCCCAAGCTGCTCGGCACATCGAAAGAATCTCAACTCCTCAATGCCGGCAACAACTGGTACAAGACGTTTGCGATCGAGTGTTCCAAGAACCAAGTCTCGGTCGACATGTTCTTGTTCAGTGGGACATACACCGACGTCGCCACATTGGGTTGTCTGCCCCGGTACACTGCCGGCCAGACGTATCTCTACCCAGGCTTCAACGCCTCGAGGAGCGAGGATGCCATCAAGTTTGCGGCCGAGTTTGGCAAAGTGCTGGCGATGCCTATCGGCCTCGAGGCGGTGATCAGGGTTCGTGCGTCGAGGGGGATCCGCATGTCTGCCTTCCACGGCAACTTTTTCATCCGATCGACCGATCTCCTCGCGTTACCCGTCGTACCGCAAGACCAAAACTATGTGATCGAGCTCCAGATCGAAGACGATATCAAGGGCTCATTCGTCGTCATCCAAACGGCGGTTTTGCATACGACATGCTATGGCGAACGACGTATCAGGGTCATCACCCAGGCCATGCCGACAACAGACAGTATCGCCGAGCTGTACACGTCCGCGGACCAGATCGCGCTCGCGGCCTACCTCGCCAACAAGGCCGTGGAGAGGAGCATGTCACACAGTCTTGACGACGCGCGGAACCACATCACCAACAGGCTGGGAGAAATGTTGACAGTGTACAAGAACCAGGTGACCTCTGCCGCCGGCGGCGCCTCCGCCCAGCTCGCTGTGCCTGAAAACCTGCTGCTCCTCCCCCTGCTGTGCTGCGCGCTCACGAAACACGTCGGGCTGCGTGAAGGCGCTTCGATCCCTCCAGACTTGCGAGCCTATGCCCAATGTTTGCTCACCACGTTGCCGTGCCAGACGCTGATTCCATATATCCACCCCAGGTTTTACTCTCTCCACAATATGCCCCCCGAGGCCGGCACGATTGGTAGCACCAACGACGGCGGCGATGGGGCGATGATCCTCCCGCCGGCGCTAAACCTCACATCTGAAAAACTCGAGCGACACGGTCTCTTCTTGATCGAGGATGGACAAAACATCTTCCTCTGGGTGGGACACGATGCCGTCCCGCGCTTGATCCAAGACGTATTCGACCTCCCGTCATACCACGAACTCCAAGGCGGGAAATATACCCTCCCCCGGCTGGACAACCCCTTCTCGGAGAGAGTGTGTAACGTGGTGGATAAGAcgagggagatgaggaggggaGTGTATAGACCGCAGGTGTATGTGGTGAAGAGTGATGCCGAGCCGGCGTTGAGGAGCTGGGCGTTGAGTTTGTTGGTGGAAGATAGGATGGATAGAATGTCGAGTTATGCGCAGTATTTGACAACcgtcaagggcaag GTGAATGGCAATTAG